A genomic stretch from Arachis stenosperma cultivar V10309 chromosome 3, arast.V10309.gnm1.PFL2, whole genome shotgun sequence includes:
- the LOC130968310 gene encoding uncharacterized protein LOC130968310: protein MGSKVKKSGAAATEDLLETLGDFTSKENWDKFFTIRGTNDPFEWYAEWPYLRDPLLSHLPPNVDGGDAAPQLLIPGCGNSRLSEHLYDAGYTGLTNIDFSKVVISDMLRRNVRLRPHMRWRVMDMTNMQLEDESFDAVIDKGGLDALMEPELGPKLGNQYLSEVKRVLKPGGKFLCLTLAESHVLGLLFSKFRLGWKMSVDSIPMKSSNKSSLQTFIVVVEKELSTSVHQITSLLQDSTLHCSSKQASGLHEALENENQLREKYTSSSHILYSPEDLQGELTKLSPGRRFQLTLGGQGCSIFTYHAVVLDAEEHFDSFTYHCGVFIVPKTRSREWLFFSEEGQWMVVRSSKAARLIMVLLDTSHIKASMDEIQKDLSPLVKQLAPAENENGAQIPFMMASEGIKERSIVHQVSSSLTGSIVVEDVVYENVDSEVSSIFPSRELVFRRLVFERAANLVQSEALLKDENSSTKLVSETERKKTNSSSKSRKSGSRRQSSEARNQFAVYHGYAASSYHTGIISGFMLISSYMESMTSSGKMVKAVIIGLGAGLLPMFLHGCIPFLEMEAVELDPAILDIAKDYFGFVEDNRLKVHVADGIQFVRDFASSAAGQIQENGTDSECIESPSNGSSTSHASVEARKVDIIIVDVDSSDPSSAMACPAPDFVEESFLETVRDKLSDQGLFVVNLVSRSQTIKDMVRLKMKKVFGHLFCLQLDEDVNEVHFALKSESCIEDSSFPEASLKLDKLFKFKHPEIGQNIINATKKIRRLK from the exons atgggaTCGAAGGTGAAGAAGAGCGGTGCAGCAGCAACAGAGGATCTTCTAGAAACCCTAGGTGACTTCACTAGTAAAGAAAATTGGGACAAGTTCTTCACTATTCGAGGCACCAACGACCCTTTCGAGTGGTACGCTGAGTGGCCCTACCTCCGAGACCCGCTCCTCTCCCACCTCCCGCCGAATGTTGACGGCGGCGACGCCGCTCCTCAGCTGCTTATCCCCGGTTGCGGGAACTCCCGACTCTCCGAGCACCTCTATGACGCCGGATACACTGGACTCACCAACATTGACTTCTCCAAGGTCGTCATCTCCGACATGCTCCGCCGCAACGTCCGCCTCCGCCCTCACATGCGGTGGCGCGTCATGGACATGACCAACATGCAG CTTGAAGACGAAAGTTTTGATGCAGTTATTGATAAAGGTGGATTAGATGCTTTGATGGAGCCAGAGCTTGGCCCTAAGTTGGGAAATCAGTATCTCTCAGAG GTAAAGAGAGTTTTGAAACCAGGGGGGAAATTTTTGTGCCTTACCTTGGCTGAATCTCATGTACTTG GTCTACTCTTTTCGAAGTTCCGCCTAGGATGGAAAATGAGTGTTGATTCCATACCTATGAAGTCTTCTAATAAATCTAGCCTTCAAACATTCATAGTTGTTGTGGAGAAAGAGCTGTCTACTTCAGTGCATCAGATTACATCGTTACTTCAGGATTCAACTCTTCATTGTAGTTCAAAACAG GCTTCTGGACTCCATGAagctctagaaaatgaaaatCAACTTCGTGAAAAATACACCAGTAGCTCTCATATATTATACTCTCCGGAAGATCTGCAAGGGGAACTGACAAAGCTTTCCCCAGGTCGACGATTTCAGCTAACTTTGGGTGGACAAGGGTGCTCTATTTTTACCTATCATGCTGTAGTTCTTGATGCTGAGGAACACTTTGACTCATTTACCTATCACTGTGGGGTTTTCATTGTGCCTAAG ACACGTTCTCGTGAATGGCTTTTCTTTTCTGAAGAAGGACAGTGGATGGTGGTCAGAAGCTCAAAAGCAGCTCGTCTCATAATG GTTTTGTTGGATACCAGCCATATAAAGGCCAGCATGGATGAGATTCAG AAAGATTTGTCTCCGTTGGTTAAACAGTTGGCACCTGCAGAAAATGAGAATGGAGCTCAAATACC CTTCATGATGGCAAGTGAGGGTATCAAGGAACGAAGCATTGTTCATCAG GTCTCATCTTCGTTAACTGGATCAATTGTTGTTGAAGATGTAGTTTATGAAAATGTTGACAGTGAAGTCAGTAGTATTTTTCCATCTAGAGAGTTGGTGTTTCGTCGCCTTGTTTTTGAGAGAGCTGCAAATCTGGTGCAGTCTGAAGCTCTATTAAAAGATGAAAATTCATCTACCAAATTGGTTAGTGAGACAGAGAGGAAGAAAACCAACTCATCTTCTAAATCTAGGAAAAGTGGATCTCGGAGACAGAGTAGTG AAGCAAGGAACCAGTTTGCAGTTTATCATGGCTATGCAGCTAGTTCCTATCATACAGGGATTATTTCAGGATTCATGCTAATATCTTCTTATATGGAAAGCATGACATCAAGTGGAAAAATG GTTAAAGCAGTAATAATAGGTCTTGGAGCAGGTTTACTTCCTATGTTTCTTCATGGATGTATCCCCTTTTTGGAAATGGAG GCAGTGGAGTTAGACCCCGCAATTTTAGATATTGCAAAGGACTATTTCGGTTTTGTAGAGGATAACCGCCTAAAG GTGCATGTAGCTGATGGAATCCAATTTGTCAGAGATTTTGCCAGTTCTGCAGCAGGTCAGATTCAAGAAAATGGCACTGATTCTGAATGTATTGAGTCCCCTTCCAATGGGAGTTCAACGTCTCATGCAAGTGTAGAGGCAAGGAAAGTGGATATAATTATTGTTGACGTTGACTCTTCAGACCCAAg CTCTGCAATGGCATGCCCTGCTCCAGATTTTGTTGAGGAGTCTTTTCTAGAGACTGTAAGGGATAAACTCTCAGATCAAGGTctctttgttgtcaatttggTCTCCCGGTCCCAAACGATAAAAGACATGGTTCGCTTGAAAATGAAAAAG GTTTTCGGCCACCTCTTTTGCCTCCAACTTGATGAGGATGTCAATGAGGTCCATTTTGCGCTCAAATCAGAATCATGTATTGAGGATAGTTCCTTTCCCGAAGCTTCTCTTAAACTTGATAAATTATTCAAGTTTAAACATCCAGAGATTGGCCAAAACATCATTAATGCGACAAAGAAGATCAGACGTTTGAAGTGA
- the LOC130968311 gene encoding geranylgeranyl transferase type-2 subunit beta 1-like, translating to MGELVTDKHVKYILSVEKRKDDFESVVMEHLRMNGAYWGLTALDLMGKLDVVDVNEVVSWVMSCQHDSGGFGGNVGHDPHILYTLSAVQVLALFDKMDLIDADKVTNYIVGLQNEDGSFSGDMWGEVDTRFSYIAICCLSIIHRLDKINVEKAVNYIISCKNMDGGFGCTPGGESHAGQIFCCVGALALTGSLDLVNKDLLGWWLCERQVKSGGLNGRPEKLPDVCYSWWVLSSLIMIDRVHWISSEKLIKFILDCQDKEKGGISDRPDDAVDVFHTYFGVAGLSLLEYPGLKPIDPAYALPVDVVNRIFFKK from the exons ATGGGAGAGCTGGTTACTGACAAGCACGTGAAATATATATTATCAGTTGAAAAG AGAAAAGATGATTTTGAatctgtggtgatggagcaTCTAAGAATGAACGGGGCATACTGGGGTTTGACTGCTCTGGATTTGATGGGAAAGCTTGACGTTGTGGATGTTAATGAGGTTGTTTCATGGGTAATGAGTTGTCAGCATGATTCAG GGGGATTTGGCGGAAATGTTGGACATGACCCACACATCTTGTATACACTGAGTGCAGTGCAGGTGTTGGCTCTCTTTGACAAGATGGATCTTATTGATGCAGATAAGGTGACAAATT ATATTGTTGGCCTGCAAAATGAAGATGGATCTTTTTCAGGAGATATGTGGGGTGAAGTTGATACACG gTTCTCCTATATTGCTATCTGTTGTCTTTCAATAATACATCGCTTGGATAAAATCAATGTGGAAAAGGCTGTGAATTACATTATAAGTTGCAAAAATATGGATGGTGGTTTTGGTTGCACACCGGGTGGGGAATCTCATGCTGGCCAAA TTTTCTGTTGTGTGGGAGCTCTCGCTCTTACGGGGTCATTAGATCTGGTTAACAAGGACTTACTTGGTTGGTGGTTATGTGAGCGACAAGTTAAATCTGGAGGTCTGAATGGGCGTCCTGAGAAACTCCCTGAT GTCTGCTATTCATGGTGGGTTCTTTCTAGCCTGATCATGATCGATAGGGTTCACTGGATCAGTAGTGAGAAACTTATAAAATTTATCTTAGACTGTCAG GACAAGGAAAAAGGTGGAATTTCAGACAGGCCAGATGATGCTGTGGATGTCTTCCATACCTACTTTGGGGTAGCTG